A stretch of the Streptomyces ortus genome encodes the following:
- a CDS encoding sigma-70 family RNA polymerase sigma factor produces the protein MSDGTATVEDLDVRLEKHRVELTGYCYRMLGSSFEAEDAVQDTLVRAWRSYDKFEGRSSMRSWLYRIATNVCLDMLTAGNKRARPMDLTDSTPLAQAALTPRADNTWLEPMPDARVLPTVADPAEAAVAKESVRLAFMAALQQLPPKQRAVLILREVLAWKASEVAELLGTTVASVNSALQRARATLSESGGGSAAARAATSDPLDEEQQKLLDRYVAAFEGYDMAALTALLHEDAVMTMPPFDLWLTGPADITGFMTTLGAACADSHLVPVAVNGLPGFAQYKPEPGTGGYTAWAVQVLEISEGRITGFHCFLDTQRWFPLFGLPLQLEGQGDEGEERA, from the coding sequence ATGAGCGACGGTACGGCGACGGTGGAAGACCTCGATGTCCGGCTGGAGAAGCACCGGGTCGAGCTGACGGGGTACTGCTACCGGATGCTCGGCTCGTCCTTCGAGGCCGAGGACGCGGTCCAGGACACGCTGGTGCGCGCCTGGCGCAGTTACGACAAGTTCGAGGGCCGCTCCTCGATGCGCTCGTGGCTGTACCGGATCGCGACGAACGTCTGCCTGGACATGCTGACCGCCGGCAACAAACGGGCCCGGCCCATGGACCTGACGGACTCGACGCCCCTCGCGCAGGCCGCTCTGACGCCGCGCGCGGACAACACCTGGCTGGAGCCGATGCCGGACGCGCGCGTGCTGCCGACGGTCGCCGACCCGGCCGAGGCGGCCGTCGCCAAGGAGTCGGTGCGCCTCGCCTTCATGGCCGCCCTGCAGCAACTGCCGCCCAAGCAGCGGGCGGTGCTCATCCTGCGGGAGGTGCTGGCGTGGAAGGCGAGCGAGGTGGCCGAGCTGCTCGGCACCACGGTCGCCTCCGTGAACAGCGCGCTGCAGCGGGCGCGGGCGACGCTTTCGGAGAGCGGCGGCGGGAGTGCGGCGGCGCGGGCCGCCACCTCCGATCCGCTCGACGAGGAGCAGCAGAAGCTGCTCGACCGCTATGTGGCCGCCTTCGAGGGGTACGACATGGCGGCGCTGACGGCCCTCCTGCACGAGGACGCCGTGATGACGATGCCGCCGTTCGACCTGTGGCTGACCGGGCCCGCGGACATCACGGGCTTCATGACGACGCTCGGCGCGGCCTGCGCGGACTCCCATCTGGTGCCGGTCGCGGTGAACGGCCTGCCGGGCTTCGCCCAGTACAAGCCGGAGCCCGGGACGGGTGGGTACACGGCGTGGGCCGTGCAGGTCCTGGAGATCTCAGAGGGGCGGATCACCGGGTTCCACTGCTTCCTCGACACGCAGCGGTGGTTCCCGCTGTTCGGGCTGCCCCTCCAGCTCGAAGGGCAGGGCGACGAGGGCGAGGAGCGCGCGTAG
- a CDS encoding MFS transporter, whose amino-acid sequence MPSASTGASTHVVASSSAATPTETAVPAEAVSVDTRLTPGGPGYRRMSFALFLAGVATFALLYSTQALLPLISRDFGATASSASWTVSAATGALALFVLPLSALSERFGRRTLMTASLAVAVTVGLLVPFAPSVGWLIALRAVQGAALAGLPASATAYLAEEVRPKALITAIGLFVAGNSVGGMSGRIITGWVAQEWGWRVAVAVIGVIAVGCAVAFRLLLPAPRHFKAGSPRPAALVSMVRDHLANPLLRRLYAIGALFMTVFGAVYTVIGYRLTDAPFSLPQGLIGSIFLVYLVGTVSASTAGKLVGRLGRRGALYLAGATTTAGLLVSLADSLAFVLLGLVLITAGFFAGHAVASSAVSHTAKEGRAQASALYQSAYYLGSSAGGTLGAVAYHSGGWAGTVALGLLAVAGVVGITVLGSHAARTRQRLVAVGH is encoded by the coding sequence ATGCCTTCCGCCAGTACCGGGGCGTCCACCCACGTGGTCGCCTCTTCCTCCGCCGCCACTCCCACCGAAACCGCCGTCCCCGCCGAAGCGGTCTCCGTCGACACCCGGCTGACCCCGGGCGGGCCCGGCTACCGCCGGATGAGCTTCGCCCTCTTCCTCGCCGGGGTCGCGACCTTCGCGCTCCTCTACTCCACGCAGGCCCTCCTCCCCCTGATCTCCCGCGACTTCGGGGCCACGGCGAGCAGCGCGAGCTGGACGGTGTCGGCGGCGACCGGCGCACTGGCCCTGTTCGTCCTGCCGCTGAGCGCGCTCTCCGAGCGGTTCGGCCGGCGTACGTTGATGACGGCGTCGCTCGCGGTCGCGGTGACCGTCGGGCTGCTCGTGCCCTTCGCCCCCTCGGTCGGCTGGCTGATCGCGCTGCGGGCCGTGCAGGGCGCGGCCCTGGCCGGACTGCCGGCCTCGGCGACGGCGTACCTCGCGGAGGAGGTGCGGCCGAAGGCACTGATCACCGCCATCGGCCTGTTCGTCGCGGGCAACAGCGTCGGTGGGATGAGCGGCCGGATCATCACCGGCTGGGTCGCGCAGGAGTGGGGCTGGCGGGTCGCCGTCGCGGTGATCGGCGTGATCGCGGTGGGCTGCGCGGTGGCCTTCCGGCTGCTGCTTCCGGCGCCCCGGCACTTCAAGGCCGGTTCGCCGCGCCCCGCGGCGCTGGTCAGCATGGTCCGTGACCACCTCGCGAACCCGCTGCTGCGCAGGCTGTACGCGATCGGCGCGCTGTTCATGACGGTGTTCGGCGCCGTCTACACGGTGATCGGCTACCGGCTCACCGACGCCCCGTTCTCCCTTCCGCAGGGCCTCATCGGCTCGATCTTCCTGGTCTACCTGGTCGGTACGGTCTCGGCGTCGACCGCCGGGAAGCTGGTGGGCCGGCTCGGCAGGCGCGGCGCGCTGTATCTGGCGGGCGCCACGACGACGGCCGGTCTGCTGGTGTCGCTGGCCGACTCGCTGGCGTTCGTGCTGCTCGGTCTTGTGCTGATCACGGCCGGGTTCTTCGCCGGCCACGCGGTGGCGTCCTCCGCCGTCAGCCACACGGCGAAGGAGGGCCGCGCGCAGGCCTCGGCGCTGTACCAGTCCGCGTACTACCTGGGCTCCAGCGCGGGCGGCACGCTCGGCGCGGTCGCCTACCACTCCGGCGGCTGGGCCGGGACGGTCGCGCTCGGCCTGCTGGCGGTGGCCGGGGTCGTGGGGATCACGGTGCTCGGGTCGCACGCGGCCCGGACGCGGCAGCGGCTGGTGGCGGTGGGGCACTGA
- a CDS encoding sensor histidine kinase yields the protein MAGLRFTSLRLRLVVVFGLVALTAAVSASGIAYWLNREAVLTRTQDAVLGDFQQAMQTRASTLRQHPTQGELQRAAGQMANSSQRFSVLLIAEDENGTAVRGNSDLDTFTLEDVPQSLQKAVNKEQKISSHNKYTYHLYWQRTVQGDKPYLVGGAKVIGGGPTGYMLKSLEPEAKDLNSLAWSLGIATGLALIGSALLAQAAATTVLKPVHRLGTAARRLGEGKLDTRLRVSGTDELADLSRTFNRTAESLEKRVADMSARDEASRRFVADMSHELRTPLTAITAVTEVLEEELDAETGSVDPMIEPAVRLVVSETRRLNNLVENLMEVTRFDAGTARLVSDTVDIADQITACIDARAWLDAVELDARRGIMAHVDPRRLDVILANLIGNALKHGGSPVRVYVREEGADLVIEVQDQGPGIPEDVLPHVFDRFYKASASRPRSEGSGLGLSIALENAHIHGGEITAANSPKGGAVFTLRLPRDSSEPTDPEDHEDHGDLGDHGDPGAGDTHRADADRTEGGV from the coding sequence ATGGCGGGGCTGCGCTTCACCAGCCTGCGGCTGCGCCTGGTCGTGGTGTTCGGGCTGGTCGCGCTGACCGCCGCCGTGTCGGCGTCCGGGATCGCGTACTGGCTCAACCGCGAGGCCGTGCTCACCCGTACGCAGGACGCGGTGCTCGGCGACTTCCAGCAGGCGATGCAGACCCGTGCCAGCACGCTGCGGCAGCACCCCACGCAGGGGGAACTGCAGCGCGCCGCCGGGCAGATGGCCAACAGCAGCCAGCGCTTCAGCGTGCTGCTGATCGCCGAGGACGAGAACGGCACGGCCGTCCGCGGCAACTCCGACCTGGACACCTTCACGCTGGAGGACGTACCGCAGTCCCTCCAGAAGGCGGTGAACAAGGAACAGAAGATCTCCTCGCACAACAAGTACACGTACCACCTGTACTGGCAGCGGACCGTGCAGGGCGACAAGCCGTACCTGGTGGGCGGCGCCAAGGTGATCGGCGGCGGGCCGACCGGGTACATGCTCAAGTCGCTGGAGCCGGAGGCCAAGGACCTCAACTCGCTCGCCTGGTCGCTGGGGATCGCGACCGGGCTCGCGCTGATCGGCTCGGCGCTCCTCGCGCAGGCCGCCGCGACGACCGTGCTCAAGCCCGTGCACCGGCTGGGGACCGCCGCCCGGCGGCTCGGCGAGGGCAAGCTCGACACCCGGCTACGGGTGTCCGGCACGGACGAACTGGCCGATCTGTCACGGACGTTCAACCGCACGGCGGAGTCGCTGGAGAAACGGGTCGCGGACATGAGCGCCCGTGACGAGGCGTCCCGGCGGTTCGTGGCGGACATGTCGCACGAGCTGCGGACGCCGCTGACCGCGATCACCGCGGTGACCGAGGTGCTGGAGGAGGAGCTCGACGCCGAGACCGGCAGCGTCGACCCGATGATCGAGCCCGCGGTACGGCTCGTCGTCAGCGAGACCCGGCGGCTGAACAACCTCGTGGAGAACCTGATGGAGGTCACCCGCTTCGACGCGGGCACCGCCCGGCTCGTCTCCGACACCGTCGACATCGCCGACCAGATCACCGCGTGCATCGACGCGCGCGCCTGGCTGGACGCGGTGGAACTGGACGCCCGGCGCGGCATCATGGCGCACGTCGACCCGCGCCGCCTGGACGTCATCCTCGCGAACCTCATCGGCAACGCCCTCAAGCACGGCGGTTCCCCCGTGCGCGTGTACGTGCGCGAGGAGGGCGCCGACCTGGTCATCGAGGTGCAGGACCAGGGCCCCGGCATTCCCGAGGACGTCCTGCCGCACGTCTTCGACCGCTTCTACAAGGCGAGCGCCTCCCGGCCCCGCTCGGAGGGCAGCGGTCTGGGTCTGTCCATCGCCCTGGAGAACGCCCACATCCACGGCGGCGAGATCACCGCCGCGAACTCGCCCAAGGGTGGCGCGGTCTTCACCCTGCGCCTGCCGCGCGACTCCTCCGAGCCGACGGACCCCGAGGACCACGAGGACCACGGTGATCTCGGGGATCACGGGGACCCGGGGGCCGGGGACACCCACCGGGCCGACGCCGACCGCACCGAGGGGGGCGTGTGA
- a CDS encoding ATP-binding protein, translated as MKQSAAKTLGVAALGAAFAAAGAGAANAAPALPEVPALGNATSTLPVDGVAKALPGTGEAVTQGQNALGSAVTAAQPALANLLAEGPAAPVAGLLGGLPIQGLPTHGAPVNGIPLG; from the coding sequence ATGAAGCAGTCTGCTGCCAAGACCCTCGGTGTCGCCGCTCTCGGTGCCGCCTTCGCCGCCGCCGGAGCCGGCGCCGCCAACGCCGCTCCCGCGCTCCCCGAGGTCCCGGCGCTCGGCAACGCCACCAGCACGCTGCCGGTGGACGGCGTCGCCAAGGCCCTGCCCGGCACGGGCGAGGCGGTCACCCAGGGCCAGAACGCGCTCGGCAGTGCCGTCACCGCCGCCCAGCCCGCCCTCGCGAACCTCCTCGCCGAGGGTCCCGCCGCGCCCGTCGCCGGTCTGCTCGGCGGACTGCCCATCCAGGGCCTGCCCACGCACGGCGCGCCGGTCAACGGCATCCCGCTGGGCTGA
- a CDS encoding STAS domain-containing protein: MSSAPHPGLPHVDAKTPAVLVLPGPVTKDDVPRLCEAVRTRLQHPAAHVVVLDVKDLGPPGLTTVDALARMQLTARRAGGRLRLRAPDPALRALLALVALPFELEGQPEQREPPLRVEEAVEPGDPPL; this comes from the coding sequence ATGAGTTCCGCACCCCACCCCGGTCTACCGCACGTGGACGCCAAGACACCCGCCGTACTCGTACTGCCCGGCCCCGTCACCAAGGACGACGTGCCGAGGCTCTGCGAAGCCGTGCGCACCCGGCTGCAGCACCCCGCGGCCCACGTCGTCGTCCTCGACGTCAAGGATCTCGGCCCCCCGGGCCTGACGACCGTCGACGCCCTCGCGAGGATGCAGCTCACGGCCCGCCGCGCCGGAGGCCGCCTCAGACTCCGCGCCCCGGACCCCGCCCTACGCGCGCTCCTCGCCCTCGTCGCCCTGCCCTTCGAGCTGGAGGGGCAGCCCGAACAGCGGGAACCACCGCTGCGTGTCGAGGAAGCAGTGGAACCCGGTGATCCGCCCCTCTGA
- a CDS encoding VanZ family protein gives MQRQGSNGETAVNRVRAAGGLLLVAHLAFVAWFMLRPLDVPWVSAANLRPFATIRADLAMGPREAFCAIAKGLLLLAPLGVLLPMAGGKLLVSPLLSLTRTVAAGALLSLAIELLQTGVPGQVVDVDSLLLNTVGVTLAHLAVVPAARAALRRRAHTRSRAAALRGREAVEESTQGLTPTIPRVGIAP, from the coding sequence GTGCAGCGTCAAGGCTCGAACGGCGAAACCGCCGTGAACCGCGTCCGTGCGGCGGGAGGTCTCCTCCTCGTCGCACACCTCGCGTTTGTTGCCTGGTTCATGCTGCGGCCCCTGGACGTGCCCTGGGTGAGCGCGGCCAACCTGCGTCCGTTCGCCACCATCAGGGCCGATCTGGCGATGGGCCCCCGGGAGGCGTTCTGCGCCATCGCCAAGGGGCTCCTGCTGCTCGCCCCGCTGGGGGTACTGCTGCCCATGGCGGGCGGCAAGCTCCTCGTCTCCCCGCTGCTGTCCCTGACGCGGACGGTCGCCGCGGGGGCGCTGCTGTCGCTGGCCATAGAGCTCCTGCAGACCGGGGTACCGGGCCAGGTCGTCGACGTCGACTCGCTGCTGCTGAACACCGTGGGCGTGACGCTGGCCCATCTCGCCGTCGTACCGGCCGCCCGCGCCGCGCTGCGCCGCCGGGCCCACACGCGGAGCCGGGCCGCCGCACTGCGCGGCCGGGAAGCGGTGGAGGAGTCGACTCAGGGTCTGACCCCGACGATTCCCAGGGTCGGTATCGCTCCTTAG
- a CDS encoding AEC family transporter, whose protein sequence is MQGVLNGFAVIAVVIGVGYLIGRRGYLGDNGREVLTKLAFHVATPALLFTTLARADLSVILSSRLLVTAVSTFAVAGVFVAVGAARRWGVGRTTIGALCSSYVNAGNLGIPIAVYVLGDASLVAPVLLFQQIVMTPVALTVLDLSGAGEKQSLLRRVTVPVRNPIAIGSLSGVAVSATGLTVPGPVMDPLTLIGNMSVPAVLLAFGISLCGSTMPGRGPDRAPVLLSVALKSVGQPLAAWALAAGVFGLRGEPLLDVVVTSALPAAQNLFTYASRYRTGEVLARESILLSTMLAVPVLVVIAALLG, encoded by the coding sequence GTGCAGGGGGTGCTGAACGGGTTCGCCGTCATCGCCGTCGTCATCGGGGTCGGGTATCTGATCGGGCGGCGGGGGTACCTCGGGGACAACGGGCGGGAGGTGCTGACCAAGCTCGCCTTCCACGTCGCCACGCCCGCGCTGCTGTTCACGACCCTCGCGCGGGCCGATCTGTCGGTGATCCTGTCGAGCCGGCTGCTCGTGACGGCGGTCAGCACGTTCGCGGTGGCCGGGGTCTTCGTCGCGGTCGGTGCCGCGCGCCGGTGGGGTGTGGGGCGTACGACGATCGGCGCGCTCTGCTCCAGTTACGTCAACGCCGGCAACCTCGGTATCCCGATCGCGGTGTACGTCCTCGGGGACGCCTCGCTCGTGGCGCCGGTCCTGCTCTTCCAGCAGATCGTGATGACGCCGGTCGCCCTGACGGTGCTGGACCTGTCGGGTGCGGGCGAGAAGCAGTCGCTCCTGCGGCGGGTGACCGTCCCCGTGCGCAATCCCATCGCGATCGGATCGCTGTCCGGGGTGGCGGTGTCCGCGACCGGGCTCACCGTCCCCGGCCCCGTCATGGACCCGCTCACTCTGATCGGGAACATGTCCGTGCCGGCCGTGCTCCTCGCCTTCGGCATCTCCCTGTGCGGCAGCACGATGCCGGGCCGGGGCCCGGACCGGGCGCCCGTGCTGCTCTCGGTCGCCCTGAAGTCGGTGGGTCAGCCGCTGGCCGCGTGGGCGCTGGCGGCGGGGGTCTTCGGCCTGCGGGGCGAGCCCCTGCTCGACGTGGTGGTCACCTCGGCCCTGCCTGCCGCGCAGAACCTCTTCACGTACGCCTCCCGCTACCGGACCGGCGAGGTACTGGCCCGCGAGTCGATCCTGCTGTCGACGATGCTGGCGGTACCGGTACTGGTGGTGATCGCGGCGCTGCTGGGATGA
- a CDS encoding PspC domain-containing protein: protein MNRLARPTDGRMIGGVCAALARRFGTSATTMRVIFLVSCLLPGPQFLLYIALWILFPAEGRATRTAW, encoded by the coding sequence ATGAACCGCCTCGCCCGCCCGACCGACGGCCGGATGATCGGCGGAGTGTGCGCCGCGCTGGCTCGGCGCTTCGGCACCTCCGCGACCACGATGCGCGTGATCTTCCTGGTCTCCTGCCTGCTGCCCGGCCCGCAGTTCCTGCTCTACATAGCCCTGTGGATCCTCTTCCCCGCCGAGGGCAGGGCGACCCGCACGGCTTGGTGA
- a CDS encoding alpha/beta hydrolase family protein produces the protein MAQQATPVRTARLGRAFGTEPTAVSGVVLLLPGGEETSSRRPSPMLAAASVRALGRRLTRAGRTEGLAVHVVHYRFRGWNGSEAQPAQDATWAADEIVRRYGDVSVCLAGVGMGGRAALHAGGHSAVNSVLALSPWLPEEDVAAPPEPVKQLAGRRVLIVHGTNDQRTDPELSFRLAARAKKANRDICRFEVHSDRHALHAFRDEVHALAEDFVMGSLFGRAFSRPVEDALAAPPPLGLRMPLASGFGQSLRRR, from the coding sequence ATGGCACAGCAAGCGACGCCGGTTCGCACGGCACGGCTGGGGCGGGCGTTCGGTACGGAGCCGACGGCGGTGAGTGGCGTGGTGCTGCTGCTGCCGGGCGGCGAGGAGACCTCGTCCCGCAGACCTTCACCGATGCTGGCGGCCGCGTCCGTCAGGGCGTTGGGCCGCCGACTCACCCGGGCGGGGCGCACGGAGGGGCTGGCGGTGCACGTGGTGCACTACCGGTTCCGCGGCTGGAACGGGAGCGAGGCGCAGCCGGCGCAGGACGCCACGTGGGCCGCGGACGAGATCGTACGGCGGTACGGGGACGTGTCCGTCTGCCTGGCCGGGGTGGGCATGGGCGGGCGGGCCGCCCTGCACGCCGGGGGCCATTCCGCCGTCAACTCCGTGCTGGCGCTGTCCCCCTGGCTGCCCGAGGAGGATGTGGCCGCGCCGCCCGAACCGGTGAAGCAGCTCGCGGGGCGGCGGGTGCTGATCGTGCACGGCACCAACGACCAGCGGACCGACCCCGAGTTGTCGTTCCGGTTGGCGGCGCGGGCCAAGAAGGCGAACCGGGACATCTGCCGGTTCGAGGTGCACTCGGACCGGCACGCGCTGCACGCGTTCCGGGACGAAGTGCACGCGCTCGCCGAGGACTTCGTGATGGGGTCGCTGTTCGGGCGGGCGTTCTCGCGGCCCGTGGAGGACGCGCTGGCGGCCCCGCCGCCGCTGGGGCTGCGGATGCCGCTCGCGTCCGGCTTCGGACAGTCGCTCCGGCGCCGGTGA
- a CDS encoding adenosine deaminase, giving the protein MTSQTNNTPSSEQIRRAPKVLLHDHLDGGLRPGTIVDLARDAGYTGLPETDADKLGIWFREAADSGSLERYLETFAHTCAVMQTREALVRVAAECAEDLAQDGVVYAEVRYAPEQHLEAGLTLEEVVEAVNEGFREGERLARENGHRIRVGALLTAMRHAARALEIAELANRYRDLGVVGFDIAGAEAGFPPTRHLDAFEYLKRENNHFTIHAGEAFGLPSIWQALQWCGADRLGHGVRIIDDIQVQDDGTVKLGRLASYVRDKRVPLELCPSSNLQTGAADSYAEHPIGLLRRLHFRATVNTDNRLMSGTSMSREFEHLVDAFGYSLDDMQWFTVNAMKSAFIPFDERLAMINDVIKPGYAELKSEWLFQQTASTSGSVREEG; this is encoded by the coding sequence ATGACGAGCCAGACCAACAACACCCCGAGCTCGGAGCAGATCCGCCGGGCGCCGAAGGTCCTGCTGCACGATCACCTCGACGGCGGCCTGCGCCCCGGGACGATCGTCGACCTCGCCCGCGACGCGGGCTATACGGGACTCCCGGAGACGGACGCCGACAAACTCGGCATCTGGTTCCGCGAAGCCGCCGACTCCGGTTCGCTGGAGCGGTACCTGGAGACCTTCGCGCACACCTGCGCCGTCATGCAGACCCGCGAGGCGCTGGTCCGCGTCGCGGCCGAGTGCGCCGAGGACCTCGCCCAGGACGGCGTCGTCTACGCCGAAGTGCGGTACGCGCCCGAGCAGCACCTCGAAGCCGGACTCACCCTCGAAGAGGTCGTCGAGGCCGTCAACGAGGGCTTCCGGGAAGGCGAACGGCTGGCCCGCGAGAACGGCCACCGCATCCGCGTCGGAGCCCTGCTCACCGCCATGCGGCACGCGGCCCGCGCCCTGGAGATCGCCGAACTGGCCAACCGCTACCGCGATCTGGGCGTCGTCGGCTTCGACATCGCGGGCGCCGAGGCGGGCTTCCCGCCCACCCGCCACCTGGACGCCTTCGAGTATCTGAAGCGGGAGAACAACCACTTCACCATCCACGCGGGCGAGGCCTTCGGGCTCCCCTCCATCTGGCAGGCGCTCCAGTGGTGCGGCGCCGACCGGCTGGGCCACGGCGTGCGCATCATCGACGACATCCAGGTGCAGGACGACGGCACGGTGAAACTGGGCCGCCTCGCCTCGTACGTACGGGACAAGCGGGTGCCGTTGGAGCTGTGCCCCAGTTCCAATCTCCAGACCGGCGCCGCCGACTCGTACGCCGAGCACCCCATCGGGCTACTGCGGCGGCTGCACTTCCGGGCGACCGTCAACACCGACAACCGTCTGATGTCCGGCACCAGCATGAGCCGCGAATTCGAGCACCTGGTCGACGCGTTCGGCTATTCGCTCGACGACATGCAGTGGTTCACAGTCAATGCGATGAAATCAGCATTCATTCCTTTCGATGAACGACTGGCCATGATCAATGACGTGATCAAGCCCGGTTATGCCGAGCTGAAGTCCGAATGGCTGTTCCAGCAGACCGCCTCCACCAGCGGGTCTGTGCGCGAAGAGGGCTGA
- the afsQ1 gene encoding two-component system response regulator AfsQ1 — MPSLLLIEDDDAIRTALELSLTRQGHRVATAATGEDGLKLLREQRPDLIVLDVMLPGIDGFEVCRRIRRTDQLPIILLTARSDDIDVVVGLESGADDYVVKPVQGRVLDARIRAVLRRGEREANDSATFGSLVIDRAAMTVTKNGEDLQLTPTELRLLLELSRRPGQALSRQQLLRLVWEHDYLGDSRLVDACVQRLRAKVEDVPSSPTLIRTVRGVGYRLDNPQ; from the coding sequence GTGCCTTCCCTGTTGCTGATCGAGGACGACGACGCCATCCGGACGGCCCTGGAGCTCTCGCTGACGCGCCAGGGACACCGGGTGGCCACCGCTGCCACCGGCGAGGACGGACTGAAGCTGTTGCGCGAGCAACGGCCCGATCTGATCGTTCTCGACGTGATGCTGCCAGGCATCGACGGATTCGAGGTGTGCCGGCGTATCCGCCGCACCGACCAGTTGCCGATCATCCTGCTGACCGCGCGCAGCGATGACATCGACGTCGTGGTCGGTCTTGAGTCCGGTGCCGACGACTACGTGGTCAAACCCGTGCAGGGGCGGGTGCTCGACGCCCGGATCCGGGCCGTGCTGCGCCGCGGCGAGCGCGAGGCGAACGACTCGGCGACCTTCGGTTCGCTGGTGATCGACCGTGCCGCGATGACCGTGACGAAGAACGGCGAGGACCTGCAGCTGACGCCCACCGAGCTGCGGTTGCTGCTGGAGCTGAGCCGCCGGCCCGGCCAGGCCCTGTCCCGGCAGCAGCTGCTGCGGCTGGTGTGGGAGCACGACTACCTGGGCGACTCCCGGCTCGTCGACGCGTGTGTGCAGCGGCTGCGCGCGAAGGTGGAGGACGTGCCGTCCTCGCCGACCCTGATCCGTACCGTGCGCGGCGTCGGCTACCGGCTGGACAATCCTCAGTGA
- a CDS encoding LysR family transcriptional regulator has translation MMHQQRSEGRLSPSGDTEDSAGMSRLLAPRLAYFAGVARTEHVTRAAQEMQVPQSTLSRAMVRLEQDLGVDLFARRGRTVSLTPAGRTFLGSVERALAEIERAADEVRADADPTTGKVAFGFLHTMGSETVPALIRAFRVDHPRVRFSLVQNYGEAMIERLRSGELDLCLTSPVPDAPDLVGRRLDEQKLRLVVPADHRLASRRRIRLAEAADETFVTLEPGYGLRRITDDLCRQAGFRPRIAFEGEEAETLRGLVAAGLGVALLPPPAVPRPGVVELTVTAPRAAREIGVAWLDGHPDTPPVAAFKKFLLSRRGNLLPD, from the coding sequence GTGATGCATCAGCAGAGGTCAGAGGGGCGCCTGTCACCGTCCGGTGACACAGAAGACAGCGCGGGCATGTCGCGGTTGCTCGCCCCACGCCTGGCGTACTTCGCCGGAGTCGCCCGTACCGAGCATGTGACGCGGGCCGCGCAGGAGATGCAGGTCCCGCAGTCGACGCTGTCCCGGGCGATGGTCCGCCTCGAACAGGACCTGGGCGTGGACCTCTTCGCCCGCCGGGGCCGCACGGTCTCGCTCACCCCGGCCGGCCGCACGTTCCTCGGCTCCGTGGAACGGGCGCTCGCCGAGATCGAGCGGGCCGCCGACGAGGTACGGGCCGACGCCGACCCCACCACCGGCAAGGTCGCCTTCGGCTTCCTGCACACCATGGGTTCCGAGACGGTCCCGGCGCTGATCCGGGCCTTCCGCGTCGACCACCCCCGCGTCCGTTTCAGCCTCGTCCAGAACTACGGCGAGGCGATGATCGAGCGCCTGCGCTCCGGCGAACTCGACCTCTGCCTCACGTCGCCCGTCCCGGACGCCCCCGATCTGGTCGGCCGCCGCCTGGACGAACAGAAGCTCCGCCTGGTGGTCCCGGCCGACCACCGGCTGGCCTCCCGGCGCCGCATCCGCCTCGCGGAGGCCGCCGACGAGACCTTCGTGACCCTGGAACCGGGCTACGGCCTGCGCCGCATCACCGACGACCTCTGCCGGCAGGCGGGCTTCCGCCCCCGGATCGCCTTCGAGGGCGAGGAGGCCGAGACCCTGCGCGGCCTGGTGGCGGCCGGCCTGGGAGTGGCCCTGCTGCCCCCGCCGGCCGTGCCCCGCCCAGGAGTCGTGGAACTGACGGTCACGGCCCCCCGGGCGGCCCGGGAGATCGGCGTCGCCTGGCTGGACGGCCACCCGGACACCCCTCCGGTGGCGGCCTTCAAGAAGTTCCTGCTGTCCAGAAGGGGCAACCTGCTCCCGGACTGA